A genomic region of Desulfosarcina ovata subsp. ovata contains the following coding sequences:
- a CDS encoding ATP-binding protein has product MNPSSYFVFDDFARALENLENAFRNENDRYLMLTGETGVGKTWLCRQLNTVLDRCRHRVLYFSHARHLSATALVRVLATWMRLPTRRSHSETLQGLISALGEQPHQLLIWFDEAHELADETLLEAKALAESNLDDSCPVRILLIGMPLLRDKVQAIAPLWRRIVVREELTGLTFDELPPFIEYHFGPENLQRICQQGMHILFERARGIPGLVVPMLKKILAESKPDGPIDPFTLDDILQRWELT; this is encoded by the coding sequence ATGAACCCATCGTCCTACTTTGTCTTTGACGACTTTGCACGGGCGCTTGAAAACCTTGAAAACGCCTTTCGAAACGAAAACGACCGTTATCTCATGTTAACCGGTGAGACCGGTGTCGGCAAAACCTGGCTGTGCCGGCAGCTGAACACCGTCCTGGACCGCTGCAGGCATCGCGTGCTGTATTTTTCTCACGCTCGTCATCTGAGTGCAACCGCCCTGGTCCGCGTGCTGGCCACCTGGATGAGGCTGCCCACCCGACGTTCTCACAGCGAAACGCTCCAGGGCCTGATATCCGCGCTTGGCGAACAACCCCACCAGTTACTGATATGGTTCGACGAAGCACACGAATTGGCCGATGAAACCCTGCTGGAGGCAAAGGCGCTGGCCGAAAGCAATCTTGACGACAGCTGCCCGGTACGCATCCTGCTGATCGGTATGCCTTTGCTGCGGGACAAAGTTCAGGCCATTGCCCCTTTGTGGCGACGTATCGTGGTTAGGGAAGAGTTGACCGGTTTGACATTCGATGAACTGCCTCCTTTTATCGAATATCACTTCGGCCCCGAAAATTTGCAGCGCATCTGTCAGCAGGGGATGCATATCCTGTTTGAACGCGCCAGAGGCATCCCGGGCCTGGTTGTCCCTATGCTCAAAAAAATCTTGGCCGAAAGCAAACCGGACGGCCCCATCGATCCCTTTACCCTCGACGACATCCTCCAACGCTGGGAACTGACATGA
- a CDS encoding DDE-type integrase/transposase/recombinase encodes MSDSWEIAAWRFEMISPLVDDKLTEAEKRRILSDRTRKSVQWPCSSPKRPIGRSTLFRWMKDYREKGFLGLMPKVRKDKGLARTDRSEQVNYALGLLYEEPGRSLTQLMIYLELEFGELSMSRSTLSRDLRAHPAFLGILQRRKAAGKKLRDLYETDQPHEIWQMDAKGPFSVMLTDGQTIRVHVLSILDDFSRYILAAIIAQAENIQAAVRVFRLAASKWGIALRMQFDRASAYDSEVFRTGLAFLGVHRNWVKSRNPEAQGKIEAYHRSLKRWFVKELPNQEVVDIHHLEALLQATIALVYNRHHHREIKMTPEQALARRLSTRRVGAEQLAQAFKIAVQAKSHPKTGQVNLPNGLFRVPTRFAGKECDFRYDPVNTDQALLIIDDAHQIPLEPFTKKHPFDFQKTEEKRGTGQLQKLLDVWQGHCRPNAQPGFGLPEVFRELSRLLQRPVPIDQREAAAIEAFYRQNGPLPAQPFHQAIDKTADALGPNRALKTYLQYLERLVKAQANKPDPQEDSL; translated from the coding sequence ATGTCCGATTCATGGGAGATCGCCGCCTGGCGGTTCGAAATGATCAGTCCACTTGTGGACGACAAACTGACCGAAGCGGAAAAACGGCGCATTCTTAGCGATCGTACGCGGAAGTCTGTTCAATGGCCGTGTTCGTCCCCAAAAAGGCCCATCGGCAGAAGCACACTGTTCCGGTGGATGAAAGATTACCGCGAAAAAGGCTTTTTGGGGCTGATGCCCAAGGTCAGAAAAGACAAGGGGCTGGCCCGCACCGACCGCAGTGAACAGGTGAACTACGCCCTGGGGCTTTTGTACGAAGAGCCCGGGCGCTCTTTGACCCAGCTGATGATTTACCTCGAATTGGAGTTCGGTGAGCTGTCCATGAGTCGCTCGACCCTGAGCCGTGATCTTCGCGCACACCCGGCATTTTTGGGCATTTTGCAACGCCGAAAGGCAGCAGGCAAAAAGCTGCGGGACCTGTACGAGACAGATCAGCCACACGAGATCTGGCAGATGGACGCCAAAGGCCCGTTTTCGGTAATGTTGACCGACGGCCAAACGATCCGGGTCCATGTGCTGTCGATCCTCGATGATTTTAGCCGATACATTCTGGCCGCCATCATCGCACAGGCTGAAAATATCCAAGCCGCCGTCAGGGTCTTTCGCCTGGCCGCATCCAAGTGGGGGATTGCCCTTCGCATGCAGTTTGACCGCGCCTCGGCTTATGACTCCGAAGTCTTCCGCACCGGCCTTGCCTTTTTGGGGGTTCATCGAAACTGGGTAAAATCCCGCAACCCAGAGGCACAAGGGAAAATCGAAGCTTATCACAGATCCCTGAAAAGATGGTTCGTCAAAGAGCTGCCAAACCAGGAAGTGGTCGATATCCATCATCTGGAGGCTCTGCTTCAGGCGACGATCGCTTTGGTCTACAACCGGCACCACCATCGTGAAATCAAGATGACCCCGGAACAAGCCCTGGCCCGACGCCTCTCAACACGGCGCGTCGGTGCCGAACAACTTGCCCAGGCATTTAAAATCGCCGTCCAGGCCAAAAGCCACCCGAAAACCGGCCAGGTGAATCTACCCAACGGCCTTTTCCGTGTGCCGACCCGCTTTGCAGGAAAAGAATGTGATTTTCGCTACGATCCGGTCAACACAGACCAAGCCTTGCTGATCATCGATGATGCGCACCAGATCCCGCTTGAACCCTTCACCAAAAAGCACCCCTTCGATTTTCAAAAGACAGAGGAAAAACGGGGCACCGGACAGCTGCAAAAACTTTTGGATGTCTGGCAGGGTCACTGCCGACCCAATGCCCAGCCCGGCTTCGGTTTGCCGGAAGTGTTTCGTGAGTTAAGCCGGCTGCTGCAGCGCCCCGTCCCCATCGACCAACGCGAAGCCGCGGCCATCGAAGCCTTTTATCGACAAAACGGCCCCTTGCCCGCACAGCCGTTTCACCAAGCGATCGACAAAACCGCCGACGCCCTTGGACCCAACCGTGCCCTGAAAACCTATCTGCAATACCTGGAAAGGCTTGTAAAGGCACAGGCAAATAAACCCGATCCCCAGGAGGACTCTCTATGA
- a CDS encoding AMP-binding protein, protein MPEEKLTYNAKMFKETFQNDFTYLNGFLRNVHRFEERTALICPSRDLSWTYPQVNTECNRLAHALMEDGVKKQDLVMYQLLNSAEFVFLS, encoded by the coding sequence ATGCCGGAGGAAAAGTTAACCTATAACGCAAAGATGTTTAAGGAAACCTTTCAAAACGACTTCACCTATCTTAATGGTTTTTTGAGAAATGTGCACCGTTTTGAAGAAAGAACAGCGTTGATCTGCCCGAGCAGAGACCTTTCCTGGACCTACCCGCAGGTCAACACAGAATGCAACCGGCTTGCACATGCATTAATGGAAGACGGCGTTAAAAAGCAGGACCTTGTCATGTACCAGCTTCTAAACAGTGCTGAGTTCGTTTTTCTGTCGTAG
- a CDS encoding NAD(P)/FAD-dependent oxidoreductase, protein MGREQSQYVIVGGSAAGMAAAQAIREKDPTGTITVISEEPDAPYFRPLIPFLVSGKKQAHEMVLEGCGPYQAAGITVNTGSRAAALDANNHCIVLEDGTRLGYKKILLATGSRPYVPPDIEGADATGVFALRTLDDARRMAARIDQTEHAVMLGGGLLNLKAAFALLERGVKVTLVVYSPEVLSQLMDPEDATLIRKALDDAGLAIMTGVAAVGIQSDATGVTGVVLNNGRELASQMVCIGKGVRPNVEFLAGSGIRVTEGIEADRYTATNLTGVYTAGDVAVTHDPVAGTPIMTALWTNAVEMGRCAGQNMAGLKTAYCGTFGILNATQVANEPFVAMGIVHTKDGDYEIHRKAATGSYRKLVFDKNGDHLIGAVFVGDITNAGLYRYVIREKMATAAIKRQIIEHTLHYGHFSF, encoded by the coding sequence GTGGGCCGGGAGCAAAGCCAATATGTAATCGTCGGTGGCAGCGCGGCCGGCATGGCGGCCGCGCAGGCCATCCGGGAAAAAGACCCAACCGGAACGATCACGGTAATTTCCGAAGAACCGGACGCCCCTTACTTCCGGCCCCTGATTCCTTTCCTCGTCTCCGGAAAAAAACAGGCGCACGAAATGGTCCTGGAAGGCTGCGGGCCTTACCAGGCAGCGGGCATCACCGTAAATACCGGCTCCCGGGCGGCAGCGCTTGACGCCAACAACCATTGCATCGTTCTGGAAGACGGAACACGCTTGGGTTACAAAAAGATTCTACTGGCCACCGGCAGTCGTCCCTATGTGCCGCCCGATATCGAGGGGGCCGACGCAACGGGTGTATTCGCCCTGCGGACCCTGGACGACGCGCGCCGGATGGCGGCCAGGATCGATCAAACCGAGCATGCTGTTATGCTGGGCGGGGGACTGCTGAACCTGAAGGCCGCGTTTGCCCTGCTGGAACGGGGGGTGAAGGTCACCCTGGTGGTCTATTCACCGGAAGTGCTCAGCCAACTCATGGATCCCGAAGACGCGACGCTGATTCGCAAGGCCCTGGATGACGCCGGTCTGGCCATTATGACCGGCGTCGCCGCCGTCGGGATTCAATCCGATGCAACGGGGGTAACCGGGGTGGTTCTGAACAACGGCCGCGAACTGGCCAGCCAGATGGTCTGCATCGGCAAGGGGGTACGGCCCAATGTCGAATTCCTGGCCGGCAGCGGCATCCGGGTGACCGAGGGCATCGAGGCCGATCGCTACACGGCGACCAATCTGACGGGCGTTTACACCGCCGGGGACGTTGCCGTGACCCATGATCCGGTGGCCGGAACGCCCATCATGACGGCACTTTGGACCAATGCCGTGGAAATGGGGCGCTGCGCCGGACAGAACATGGCCGGCCTCAAGACCGCCTACTGCGGTACGTTCGGTATTCTCAACGCCACCCAGGTGGCCAATGAGCCGTTCGTGGCCATGGGAATCGTCCACACCAAAGACGGAGACTATGAAATTCACCGCAAAGCGGCCACCGGGTCCTATCGCAAGCTGGTATTTGACAAGAACGGCGATCACCTGATCGGGGCCGTCTTTGTCGGCGACATCACCAATGCCGGGCTATACCGCTACGTCATCCGTGAAAAAATGGCAACGGCGGCAATCAAGCGCCAAATTATCGAGCATACCCTTCATTACGGACATTTTTCTTTTTAA
- a CDS encoding 4Fe-4S dicluster domain-containing protein, producing MSQPKEIFVRTDRCVGCRSCINACAVEHSESKTLFGAVMQTPRPKSRVYVEWVAPDRKVPLVCRQCEEAPCMHACISGAIHRDDDGVVRTDSDKCIGCWTCVMVCPYGVIGRHLEEHKAYRCDRCPDRDVPACVSACPTGALIYQSVPAYAKTVRQNASHELVKAERG from the coding sequence ATGTCACAGCCCAAAGAAATATTCGTCAGAACGGATCGTTGCGTGGGATGCCGTTCGTGTATCAATGCCTGTGCCGTGGAGCACTCGGAGAGCAAGACCCTGTTTGGCGCCGTTATGCAGACCCCGCGTCCCAAAAGCCGCGTTTACGTCGAATGGGTGGCGCCCGACCGCAAAGTGCCGCTGGTCTGCCGGCAATGCGAGGAGGCGCCCTGCATGCATGCCTGCATCAGCGGCGCCATCCACAGGGATGACGATGGGGTGGTGCGAACCGACAGCGATAAATGTATCGGCTGCTGGACCTGCGTCATGGTATGCCCCTATGGGGTGATCGGACGCCATCTCGAGGAACACAAGGCCTACCGGTGTGACCGCTGTCCGGACAGAGACGTTCCGGCCTGCGTCAGTGCCTGTCCCACCGGCGCATTGATCTACCAGAGCGTGCCGGCATACGCCAAAACAGTCCGTCAAAACGCTTCGCATGAGCTTGTCAAAGCGGAAAGGGGATAA